The Muricauda sp. SCSIO 65647 genome includes a region encoding these proteins:
- a CDS encoding DUF5777 family beta-barrel protein, translating to MKNTIRIYFALLLFPFYIFSQEKAKDSVIDKPERPAFESSFIIDNPNNVLFSKNTLEVQMSHRFGLIDGGNNDMLGFWGPSNIRIGVAYAIHERLTLGFGTTKFDRLQDFNWKVGIINQTRSGRIPVSVSYYGNFTIDARKKENFSLDQYRYSYFNQLIIARRFSPKLSMQLAPSISHFNLVEDRMRNDVIGIAFGGRYKISDQTSILWDYSQPFTHHLNGERLAIDPEPGISLGFEFATSAHAFQLFITNMNGIVPQQNYIKNTNDFFRGQILFGFNITRNYNF from the coding sequence ATGAAAAACACTATAAGAATATACTTTGCACTGTTGCTCTTTCCCTTTTATATCTTTTCCCAAGAAAAAGCAAAGGATTCCGTTATTGATAAACCTGAACGCCCTGCGTTTGAAAGTTCATTTATCATTGACAACCCCAACAATGTACTCTTTTCGAAGAATACTTTAGAGGTTCAGATGTCTCACAGATTTGGACTCATCGATGGGGGCAACAACGATATGTTGGGGTTTTGGGGACCTTCGAACATTCGTATTGGCGTCGCATATGCCATACACGAAAGATTGACCCTTGGATTCGGAACCACTAAATTTGATCGTCTGCAAGACTTTAACTGGAAGGTGGGCATTATAAATCAAACCCGATCTGGCAGAATTCCGGTGAGCGTATCCTATTATGGCAATTTCACCATTGATGCAAGAAAAAAAGAGAATTTCAGTTTAGATCAATATCGGTACTCTTACTTTAACCAATTGATCATTGCCCGCAGGTTCAGTCCTAAGCTTTCCATGCAATTGGCACCAAGTATTTCACATTTCAACCTTGTTGAAGACAGGATGCGGAACGATGTGATCGGTATAGCTTTCGGCGGGCGATACAAAATAAGCGATCAAACCTCCATACTATGGGATTACAGTCAACCCTTTACGCACCATTTAAATGGTGAACGATTGGCTATTGACCCTGAGCCTGGAATCAGTTTGGGATTCGAGTTTGCCACATCTGCCCATGCTTTTCAATTGTTTATAACCAATATGAACGGTATTGTGCCACAACAGAACTATATAAAAAACACAAACGATTTTTTCAGGGGTCAAATTCTGTTCGGATTCAATATCACAAGGAATTACAACTTCTAG
- a CDS encoding PLP-dependent cysteine synthase family protein, whose amino-acid sequence MEYAENILETIGNTPLVKLNTLTEELPCLVLAKYETFNPGNSVKDRMALQMIEDAEADGRLKPGGTIIEGTSGNTGMGLALAAIVKGYRLICVINDKQSKEKMDVLRAVGSEVHVCPADVAPDDPRSYYSTAKRLSEEIPNSWYVNQYDNPSNTKAHYLTTGPEIWRQTDGKVTHFVVGVGTGGTISGVGKYLKEQNPNIKIWGVDTYGSVFKKYHETGIFDENEIYPYVTEGIGEDILPENVNFDLIDGFTKVTDKDAAIYTQRLAKEEGMFLGNSAGAAIKGVLQLKEHFTKDDVVVVLFHDHGSRYVAKVFNDDWMREKGYIE is encoded by the coding sequence ATGGAATATGCAGAAAACATTCTTGAGACCATAGGTAACACGCCGTTGGTCAAACTCAATACGTTGACGGAAGAATTACCTTGTTTGGTACTCGCGAAATATGAAACCTTTAACCCAGGCAATTCGGTCAAAGACCGCATGGCCCTACAGATGATTGAGGATGCGGAAGCCGATGGTAGGCTGAAACCCGGTGGTACCATCATTGAGGGCACTTCGGGCAATACAGGCATGGGGCTGGCTTTGGCGGCCATAGTGAAAGGGTACCGCCTTATCTGCGTCATCAACGACAAGCAATCAAAAGAAAAAATGGATGTGCTCAGGGCGGTCGGCAGTGAAGTGCATGTGTGCCCCGCCGATGTGGCCCCCGATGACCCGCGCAGCTATTATTCTACAGCAAAACGATTGTCAGAAGAAATTCCGAATTCATGGTATGTGAACCAATATGATAACCCCAGCAATACCAAGGCCCATTATTTGACCACAGGCCCCGAAATTTGGCGACAAACCGATGGCAAGGTCACCCATTTTGTAGTTGGGGTAGGTACTGGTGGCACTATTTCAGGTGTTGGAAAATATTTGAAAGAGCAAAACCCCAATATCAAGATATGGGGAGTGGACACCTATGGATCGGTTTTTAAGAAATACCATGAGACGGGCATTTTTGACGAGAATGAAATCTATCCATATGTTACCGAAGGAATTGGTGAGGACATCCTTCCTGAAAATGTCAATTTTGACCTTATAGACGGTTTCACCAAGGTGACCGATAAAGATGCCGCGATCTATACACAACGTCTGGCCAAAGAAGAAGGCATGTTCTTGGGCAATTCTGCAGGGGCTGCCATTAAGGGGGTGTTACAACTAAAAGAACATTTCACCAAAGACGATGTTGTCGTTGTACTTTTTCACGATCATGGCAGCCGTTATGTGGCCAAGGTCTTCAATGATGACTGGATGCGGGAGAAAGGATACATCGAATAG
- a CDS encoding ABC transporter permease, giving the protein MNLELFITKRLIKGASHKISISAPIIKIAIAAIAIGIVMMLIAIVTSSGLQRKIREKVAAFNGHIQISNYDNNNSEVSTVPVSIEQDFYPEFRDVEGVAHVQAVATKPGIIRMEDTFEGMIAKGVGNDYDWSYFEEYLIDGRLPNYAGDLNDEVFMSRLMTNRLRLKVGDSFPAIFLRDGDPSKMPNNRRFEVVGIYDSGFEEFDGQYVFVDIRHIQRMNKWEASEVGNFEVFLDDFDDIDQKSAEIYGKTLSNLDTQNIKSKYYKIFEWIGLFDFNVALIIGIMIVVGGINMVTALLVLILERTQMIGILKAIGSQNWSIRKIFLYNAAYLIGIGLFWGNLIGLGIILLQQKFRFLKFPNPEEYYIDYIPVHISVTTVLLLNLGVMLLCLLMLLLPSYAITKITPVRAIKFE; this is encoded by the coding sequence TTGAATTTAGAACTTTTTATTACGAAGCGCCTCATCAAAGGGGCATCGCATAAAATTAGCATTTCGGCGCCGATAATTAAAATCGCCATTGCCGCCATTGCCATAGGTATCGTGATGATGCTGATCGCCATTGTTACAAGTTCGGGCCTACAGCGAAAGATTCGGGAAAAGGTGGCCGCTTTCAATGGGCATATCCAGATTTCGAACTATGATAACAACAATTCTGAGGTATCTACGGTGCCCGTTTCGATTGAACAAGATTTCTATCCAGAATTCAGGGATGTTGAAGGTGTCGCCCATGTACAGGCCGTGGCCACCAAACCAGGCATTATTCGAATGGAAGATACGTTTGAAGGTATGATCGCTAAAGGCGTTGGCAATGATTATGATTGGTCGTATTTTGAAGAGTATCTCATCGATGGGCGACTGCCAAATTATGCGGGAGACCTTAATGATGAGGTATTCATGTCGAGGTTGATGACCAACCGTTTGCGGCTCAAGGTCGGAGATTCTTTTCCAGCCATTTTTTTAAGGGATGGCGACCCTTCTAAAATGCCCAATAATCGACGGTTCGAAGTGGTAGGTATTTATGACAGTGGATTTGAGGAGTTTGACGGGCAGTATGTCTTTGTAGATATCCGCCATATTCAACGTATGAACAAGTGGGAGGCCAGCGAAGTGGGCAATTTTGAGGTTTTTTTAGATGATTTTGATGACATCGACCAAAAAAGTGCTGAAATATATGGGAAGACACTTTCCAATCTTGACACCCAGAATATCAAGAGCAAATACTATAAGATTTTTGAATGGATAGGCCTTTTTGACTTCAATGTTGCCCTTATTATCGGCATCATGATTGTTGTGGGAGGCATCAATATGGTCACGGCTTTACTGGTGTTGATCTTAGAACGTACCCAGATGATAGGCATTTTAAAGGCAATCGGCTCACAAAACTGGAGCATCCGTAAAATTTTTCTATACAATGCGGCCTATCTGATCGGCATCGGACTTTTTTGGGGAAATCTTATCGGCTTGGGCATTATTCTGCTGCAACAGAAATTCCGTTTTCTTAAGTTTCCGAATCCGGAGGAATATTATATTGATTACATTCCCGTACATATCAGCGTCACGACCGTTTTGTTGCTCAACTTGGGTGTCATGCTCTTATGTTTGTTGATGTTGTTGTTGCCTTCATATGCCATCACCAAGATCACTCCTGTAAGGGCCATTAAATTTGAGTGA
- a CDS encoding c-type cytochrome, translated as MKTVKNLIIIAIISFALHSFTNEFQEEWVVPEKYEKMKNPTDPTVDLSIGKSLYNKHCKSCHGKEGYGDGPKADEVEGDLGDFSSEEFHAQSDGAIFYKSYIGRDDMPNYEKKIPDEEDMWLVVNYMRTMKE; from the coding sequence ATGAAAACAGTCAAGAATTTGATCATTATCGCAATTATATCGTTCGCTCTTCACTCCTTTACCAATGAGTTTCAAGAAGAATGGGTAGTGCCCGAAAAGTATGAAAAAATGAAAAACCCTACCGACCCCACCGTCGATTTGAGCATTGGAAAATCTTTGTACAACAAACATTGCAAGTCTTGCCATGGCAAGGAAGGTTATGGAGACGGACCCAAGGCCGATGAAGTAGAAGGTGATCTGGGGGATTTTTCTTCAGAAGAATTTCATGCACAAAGCGATGGAGCCATTTTCTATAAGAGCTATATAGGAAGGGACGATATGCCGAATTATGAAAAGAAAATTCCTGATGAAGAAGATATGTGGTTGGTGGTCAACTATATGAGAACAATGAAAGAATAG
- the ccsA gene encoding cytochrome c biogenesis protein yields MKKVFDAILKPLSPFFNTKAAAVYLLVFAASIGVATFIENDYGTSAAQKMVYQAWWFELLLLLFGITVIANIRKFRMIQQKKWALLIIHIGIIVILIGAALTRYMGYEGMMHIRENDSSSSFLSSNNYLKFHVKKAGKDFYFDDPVLFASLGNNRWEQSYLLDEDLIKAKVTRFVPNPRRVLGEADDGKPTLQVVTSGPNGREDHFIAQDKTERIGNMLFNFGDSLLARAINIRYHQDALMIKPIMALTQTNMTTHQRDTLLPNRFSPLLLNVLYSDGFNTFVFSDFKKKGQLQIESEDSKVKNESIVALALDIAVNDEIKKTYIYGKKGNPGGSKTLAFNDMVLSVSYGAKEMAVPFSIRLNDFIMDKYPGTNSASSYASEVTLIDTENDVALDYRIYMNNILNYGGHRFFQSSFDTDEKGTYLSVNSDFWGTLISYIGYALLTLGMVMALFSKKTRFHQVSQKIKKIRANRSALALLALLVSFIGNTQPTENTEYAAHAVQVSHAEQFSRLIVQDFKGRMKPVHTLSREVFRKVARKESMFGLTADQLLLSLFADKETWQKAPLVKLGKHEDLREKLKLQNEHAAYADFFDGNGKYILLDEVREAYALEPADRGVYEKELLKVDERVNVLRMAFSGRLLKLVPVPNDPNNIWVSITAHVHGPDDVHGSSDSITDMFDAYGNTLKEAMATGNYINADLVLDKLYAYQQEHGGEIIPSKSKVKAEIALNESKVFTRLAVFYILLGILLLGLLFVSVFKPSLNLKGIYKLLLLLILLGFLSHTIGLVLRWYVSERAPWSNGYESMIYIAWTATLAGLIFTRKSLGGLAATTVLAAIILFVATLSFLDPEITPLVPVLKSYWLTIHVSLVAGSYGFLMLGAIIGLINLALMTFMRESNADRVKRIVKEMSYVSELTLIGGLFMLSVGTYLGGIWANESWGRYWGWDAKETWALVTILIYAFILHMRLIPKFRGLFAYNLASIFGLASVIMTYYGVNYYLSGLHSYASGDPVPIPNWVYIVVFSIFVISSLAFFKNRKDPIKY; encoded by the coding sequence ATGAAAAAAGTATTTGATGCGATTCTAAAACCTTTGTCTCCCTTTTTTAACACAAAGGCCGCTGCGGTTTATCTATTGGTATTCGCTGCATCTATAGGTGTGGCCACGTTCATTGAAAACGATTATGGAACAAGTGCGGCCCAAAAAATGGTCTACCAAGCTTGGTGGTTTGAGCTTCTTCTCTTGCTTTTTGGCATAACCGTAATCGCAAACATTCGAAAGTTTAGAATGATACAGCAGAAAAAATGGGCATTGCTTATCATACATATTGGCATAATCGTGATTCTGATCGGTGCAGCCTTGACCCGTTATATGGGGTACGAAGGAATGATGCACATTAGGGAAAACGACTCTTCCAGCAGTTTTTTATCATCCAACAATTATTTAAAGTTTCATGTAAAGAAAGCCGGCAAGGATTTTTATTTTGATGACCCTGTGCTATTTGCTTCCTTGGGGAACAACCGTTGGGAGCAATCCTATCTGCTTGATGAAGATCTTATAAAGGCAAAGGTAACACGGTTTGTACCCAACCCAAGACGGGTGTTGGGCGAAGCAGATGATGGGAAACCTACATTGCAAGTGGTGACCAGTGGCCCCAATGGGCGCGAAGATCACTTCATCGCGCAAGACAAGACCGAACGTATTGGAAACATGTTGTTCAACTTTGGGGACAGCCTATTGGCAAGGGCCATAAACATTCGTTACCACCAAGATGCCCTTATGATCAAGCCCATTATGGCCCTGACCCAGACCAATATGACCACCCATCAACGAGATACACTGTTGCCAAACCGCTTTAGCCCCTTATTGCTAAATGTATTGTACTCTGATGGGTTCAATACCTTTGTTTTTTCCGATTTCAAGAAAAAGGGGCAATTACAGATAGAGTCTGAAGATTCAAAGGTCAAAAATGAGAGCATTGTTGCTTTGGCACTCGATATCGCCGTAAACGATGAGATCAAAAAAACCTATATATATGGCAAAAAGGGTAATCCCGGAGGCTCAAAAACATTAGCGTTCAACGACATGGTACTATCAGTTTCTTATGGGGCCAAAGAAATGGCCGTACCCTTTTCCATACGGTTGAATGACTTTATTATGGACAAATACCCCGGTACCAACAGTGCCTCCTCATATGCCAGCGAGGTAACTTTGATAGATACCGAAAACGATGTTGCCCTAGATTACAGAATCTATATGAACAACATTCTCAACTATGGCGGCCACCGGTTCTTTCAGTCTTCTTTTGATACCGATGAAAAAGGCACCTATTTAAGTGTGAACAGTGATTTTTGGGGCACGCTAATATCCTATATAGGCTATGCGTTGTTGACCTTGGGCATGGTAATGGCCCTTTTCAGTAAAAAGACACGATTTCACCAAGTTTCCCAAAAAATCAAAAAGATAAGGGCAAATAGATCTGCCCTTGCCCTTTTGGCCCTTTTGGTCAGTTTCATCGGCAATACACAACCAACGGAAAATACAGAATATGCAGCACATGCGGTGCAAGTGTCCCATGCCGAACAATTCAGCAGATTGATAGTACAAGATTTCAAGGGAAGAATGAAACCGGTCCATACCTTGTCAAGGGAAGTCTTTAGAAAAGTGGCCCGCAAAGAAAGCATGTTCGGATTGACGGCCGATCAATTACTGTTGAGTCTATTCGCAGACAAGGAAACCTGGCAGAAAGCTCCTTTGGTCAAGTTGGGCAAACACGAAGACTTGAGGGAGAAGTTAAAACTTCAAAATGAACACGCTGCGTATGCTGACTTTTTTGATGGAAATGGGAAGTATATTTTACTTGATGAAGTTCGAGAGGCCTATGCCCTGGAACCTGCAGATAGGGGAGTTTATGAAAAGGAACTGCTGAAAGTTGATGAACGGGTGAATGTGCTTAGAATGGCTTTCTCAGGACGTTTGCTGAAGCTGGTTCCCGTGCCGAATGACCCCAATAATATATGGGTTTCCATTACTGCCCATGTCCACGGTCCTGATGATGTGCACGGTTCCTCTGATAGCATAACAGATATGTTTGACGCTTATGGAAATACCCTTAAGGAAGCCATGGCTACCGGTAACTATATAAATGCCGATCTTGTTCTCGACAAACTTTACGCCTATCAACAAGAACATGGCGGTGAGATCATTCCTTCAAAATCAAAGGTCAAGGCGGAAATAGCGCTCAACGAGTCCAAAGTGTTTACCCGTCTGGCCGTATTTTATATTTTGCTCGGCATTTTGCTTTTGGGTTTGCTGTTCGTTTCGGTCTTTAAGCCAAGTCTGAATCTGAAAGGGATATACAAACTACTGTTATTACTTATTTTGCTTGGCTTTTTGTCGCATACCATAGGGCTTGTACTACGCTGGTATGTTTCTGAAAGAGCTCCTTGGAGCAATGGGTATGAATCCATGATCTACATTGCTTGGACCGCTACCTTGGCCGGACTTATTTTTACCCGAAAGTCTTTGGGCGGCCTTGCGGCCACCACTGTATTGGCGGCAATCATCCTTTTTGTGGCCACTTTGAGCTTTTTGGACCCCGAAATAACCCCTTTGGTGCCGGTACTAAAGTCATATTGGCTTACCATTCATGTGTCTTTGGTGGCGGGCAGTTATGGGTTTTTGATGCTCGGTGCCATTATTGGGCTCATCAACCTGGCCTTGATGACATTTATGCGGGAATCAAATGCGGACAGGGTGAAAAGAATTGTCAAGGAAATGTCTTATGTCAGTGAACTCACTTTGATTGGAGGGTTGTTCATGCTTAGCGTGGGCACTTATCTCGGAGGTATCTGGGCCAATGAATCTTGGGGAAGATATTGGGGCTGGGACGCTAAGGAAACTTGGGCCTTGGTTACCATTCTGATTTATGCCTTTATATTGCATATGAGATTGATTCCCAAGTTCAGGGGGCTCTTTGCTTACAATTTGGCCAGTATTTTTGGTCTGGCCTCGGTTATCATGACCTATTATGGTGTGAACTACTATTTGTCTGGTTTACATTCTTATGCCTCGGGAGACCCGGTCCCAATTCCCAATTGGGTCTATATCGTTGTCTTTTCCATTTTCGTTATCAGTAGCTTGGCATTTTTCAAGAATAGAAAGGATCCAATAAAGTATTGA
- a CDS encoding 4Fe-4S dicluster domain-containing protein, with amino-acid sequence MEKENTKKEGTNRRKFLKLGLMSGATTVAGATLLANLASEEELKASNEKIRVLTPDGKMVEVDAESINKYPEAHITPAESRNGIPDRKFVMVIDLAKCKNARNCVESCQKAHNLDYHEEFMKIQLIQDHEEASPYWFPKPCYHCDEPPCVTVCPTGATFKRDDGIVLIDNDRCIGCKFCITSCPYSARQFTWSHKPKFDDTSQPYSPETSVPGTEGTVMKCDFCPDMLRQGKLPHCASSCPMGAIYFGDKNEDMVTNGEETVRFSELINDRGGYRHLEHLGTKPNVYYLPAVNRQFPLERGFDVDEEIIERYKDVPFVKDLKEQGKI; translated from the coding sequence ATGGAAAAAGAAAACACTAAAAAAGAGGGCACCAACAGACGTAAATTCTTAAAGCTGGGGCTAATGTCTGGTGCAACCACTGTCGCAGGCGCCACTTTACTGGCCAATTTGGCATCAGAGGAAGAACTAAAGGCATCGAATGAAAAGATCAGGGTACTTACCCCTGATGGTAAAATGGTAGAGGTAGATGCAGAAAGCATAAACAAATACCCCGAGGCACATATCACCCCGGCCGAATCAAGAAATGGAATTCCAGACCGAAAATTTGTCATGGTAATCGACCTGGCCAAATGTAAAAATGCCAGAAACTGTGTCGAAAGCTGTCAAAAGGCCCATAATCTTGACTATCATGAAGAGTTCATGAAAATTCAGCTTATTCAAGACCATGAAGAAGCGTCGCCCTATTGGTTTCCAAAGCCCTGCTATCATTGTGACGAACCTCCATGTGTGACGGTCTGCCCGACCGGAGCCACATTCAAACGGGATGACGGCATTGTTTTGATAGACAATGATCGGTGCATAGGTTGTAAGTTTTGTATCACCAGTTGCCCCTATTCCGCTCGCCAGTTTACTTGGAGCCATAAGCCCAAGTTCGATGATACCAGCCAGCCGTATTCTCCCGAAACGAGCGTTCCCGGAACCGAGGGCACAGTGATGAAGTGTGATTTTTGTCCAGATATGCTCAGACAGGGCAAACTGCCGCATTGTGCATCGTCTTGCCCAATGGGGGCCATTTATTTTGGTGACAAAAATGAAGACATGGTCACCAATGGGGAAGAAACCGTACGATTTTCAGAATTGATAAACGATAGGGGAGGATATAGACATTTAGAACATTTGGGCACAAAACCCAATGTGTATTACTTGCCTGCGGTCAATAGGCAATTTCCGTTAGAACGAGGCTTTGATGTTGACGAAGAGATCATTGAAAGATATAAAGATGTTCCTTTTGTCAAAGACCTGAAAGAACAAGGTAAAATTTAA
- the nrfD gene encoding NrfD/PsrC family molybdoenzyme membrane anchor subunit: protein MIDANIRKKELAKEFLPMVLKTTKWSKIWIGILVWFIVWGLVAFIIQVLKGHEVTGMRDNVVWGIYIINFIFFVCLSYSGAFISGILHFFKTPWKNSVSRIVEIITVVSLIIGPIFILLCIGRLDRLHYLFLYPRIQSPITWDIIAIITDLIGCFIYLYLTFIPDFAILRDNSENVPKWRKKLYTFLAIGYRDTPTQRKRLQKITRIMSAMIIALAIVAYTVLAWIFSLTLQPGWNSTIFAPYFIIAGLYSGIGVIIIAMYLIRKYFKLEHYIRKVHFIGAGIILLVISLLFGYFTFSEYFSRWFSHKTHDANLLNTLFNQYFWEFIFANYIGVLVPMVILFFKKFRTIKSITFAAVIAVLGLWLNRYLIVVPTLETPYLPIQDTRPEFIHYSATWIEWALSFAGIAAFVLFFILIMRLVPIIPMSGIIDYEREEKRITDSVTQP, encoded by the coding sequence ATGATAGATGCAAATATTAGAAAAAAGGAATTGGCCAAAGAGTTTTTGCCCATGGTTTTGAAAACCACCAAATGGTCTAAGATATGGATCGGTATCTTAGTTTGGTTTATTGTATGGGGGCTGGTAGCTTTTATCATTCAAGTACTCAAAGGACATGAGGTCACGGGAATGAGAGACAATGTAGTTTGGGGCATTTACATCATCAATTTTATCTTCTTTGTCTGCTTAAGCTATTCGGGAGCGTTCATTTCGGGCATTTTACATTTCTTTAAAACGCCTTGGAAAAACTCGGTATCAAGAATAGTCGAAATCATTACCGTAGTGTCACTGATTATCGGTCCTATATTTATCTTGCTTTGTATCGGCAGATTGGACAGGTTACATTATTTGTTCCTCTATCCCCGTATACAATCCCCAATTACTTGGGATATCATAGCCATAATCACTGACCTCATCGGGTGTTTTATTTATTTGTACCTAACATTTATTCCAGATTTTGCCATCCTCCGTGATAACAGTGAAAATGTACCCAAATGGAGGAAAAAGCTCTATACGTTTCTCGCCATCGGATACCGCGATACCCCTACCCAGCGCAAAAGGTTACAAAAAATAACCCGAATCATGTCTGCCATGATCATTGCGTTGGCCATTGTGGCCTATACCGTTTTGGCTTGGATATTCAGTTTGACCTTACAACCTGGGTGGAACAGTACAATTTTTGCCCCATATTTCATTATTGCCGGTCTCTATTCGGGCATTGGTGTTATCATCATTGCGATGTATCTGATTCGTAAATACTTTAAATTGGAACACTATATACGTAAAGTGCATTTTATCGGTGCGGGAATAATTTTGTTGGTTATTTCATTGCTGTTCGGGTATTTTACGTTTAGCGAATATTTCTCTAGGTGGTTTAGCCATAAGACGCATGATGCCAATTTATTGAATACGTTGTTCAACCAATATTTCTGGGAATTTATTTTTGCCAATTATATCGGGGTACTGGTACCCATGGTCATCTTGTTCTTCAAAAAATTCAGAACGATAAAATCAATAACTTTTGCCGCTGTGATCGCCGTTTTGGGGCTATGGTTGAATAGATATTTAATAGTTGTGCCCACTTTGGAAACACCCTATTTGCCCATACAAGATACCCGTCCTGAATTTATACATTACTCGGCCACATGGATTGAGTGGGCATTGAGTTTTGCAGGAATTGCGGCTTTTGTCCTATTTTTCATCTTGATCATGAGGCTTGTTCCCATCATTCCCATGTCAGGTATTATAGATTATGAAAGGGAAGAAAAAAGAATCACCGATAGTGTAACCCAACCTTAG
- a CDS encoding exo-beta-N-acetylmuramidase NamZ domain-containing protein has translation MTSLSIFKSTVFLLVFMFAACGQSKSKTSTQNQATANDITQEVMVAANRTAVYLSILKDKNIGVVANQTSVVFREDGHTHLVDSLLSLNVTIKKVFAPEHGFRGRADAGEAVKDGIDTQTGLPITSLYGKNRKPSQEQLDGLDIVLFDIQDVGVRFYTYIATLQLAMEACAEKDIPIVVLDRPNPNGHYVDGPTMEAEYTGFLGMNEIPLVYGMTIGEYAQMVNGEGWLANGLKADLTVIPLENWTHETEYSLPIRPSPNLPNDVAINLYPSLGLFEGTNINAGRGTEFQFQRYGASFLDSTAYGFSYVPKPNFGSKHPKEEGKTCYGRDLSQYPKMNEVSIRWIIDAYQNALDESNVFNTNGFSKHAGTSALQQQIEARLSEQEIKATWQTDLNRFKRTRDKYLIYP, from the coding sequence ATGACCAGTTTGTCCATTTTCAAAAGTACAGTTTTCTTGTTGGTTTTCATGTTTGCCGCATGCGGCCAAAGCAAAAGTAAAACCAGTACCCAAAACCAAGCCACTGCCAACGATATCACTCAAGAAGTTATGGTGGCCGCCAACAGAACGGCGGTTTATCTGTCTATTCTCAAAGACAAAAATATCGGTGTGGTTGCCAACCAGACAAGTGTTGTTTTTAGGGAAGACGGGCATACACATTTGGTAGATTCATTGCTTTCTTTGAATGTTACCATTAAAAAAGTATTCGCTCCTGAACATGGTTTTCGTGGGCGGGCCGATGCGGGCGAAGCGGTCAAAGATGGTATCGACACCCAGACAGGACTGCCCATTACGTCACTGTACGGAAAAAACCGAAAACCCTCGCAAGAACAGTTGGATGGTTTAGATATCGTACTTTTCGACATTCAAGATGTGGGCGTACGTTTCTACACCTATATTGCCACATTGCAACTGGCGATGGAGGCCTGCGCCGAAAAAGACATTCCAATTGTCGTTCTAGACAGGCCAAACCCAAATGGCCACTATGTCGATGGGCCGACCATGGAGGCTGAATATACCGGCTTCTTGGGCATGAACGAAATTCCTTTGGTCTATGGCATGACCATTGGCGAATATGCCCAAATGGTCAATGGTGAAGGGTGGTTGGCAAATGGTTTAAAAGCAGATTTGACCGTGATCCCACTTGAAAACTGGACCCATGAAACAGAATATAGCCTACCCATCAGACCCTCCCCCAACCTGCCCAATGATGTAGCTATCAACCTATACCCTAGCCTTGGCCTTTTCGAAGGCACCAATATCAATGCGGGCCGTGGCACCGAGTTTCAGTTTCAACGGTATGGGGCTTCCTTTTTAGATAGTACGGCATATGGTTTCAGTTATGTACCAAAACCCAATTTTGGATCGAAACACCCCAAAGAGGAAGGTAAAACCTGTTATGGAAGGGATTTATCGCAATACCCTAAGATGAACGAAGTGTCGATAAGGTGGATCATCGATGCTTATCAAAACGCTTTGGATGAGTCGAACGTATTCAACACCAATGGTTTCTCTAAACATGCAGGCACTTCAGCCCTACAGCAACAAATCGAGGCTAGACTTTCGGAACAGGAAATCAAAGCGACCTGGCAAACGGATTTGAATCGTTTTAAGAGGACTAGGGATAAGTATCTCATCTATCCCTAA